One window from the genome of Acinetobacter sp. LoGeW2-3 encodes:
- a CDS encoding lipocalin family protein produces MTTKNFSQASLKIAKITVGGAVLLGLGAATMAYADTKPLPTVERVELDKYLGSWYEVARKPLQFQNKCDRDVTATYTLNENGNIKVDNRCIKKDGTQTASVGEAFVQNAPYNTKLKVSFLPEAIRWIPIARGDYWVLKLDDNYQTVLVGEPKRKYMWVLSRTPQPDQAVVNEYLEYAKSVGYDLSDLIHTKQTAR; encoded by the coding sequence ATGACAACTAAGAATTTCTCTCAGGCAAGCTTGAAAATTGCCAAAATTACGGTAGGTGGTGCTGTTCTTCTCGGTTTGGGCGCTGCAACCATGGCCTATGCAGATACCAAACCGCTTCCAACTGTGGAAAGAGTTGAATTGGATAAATATTTGGGTTCTTGGTATGAAGTTGCACGTAAGCCACTTCAGTTCCAGAATAAATGTGATCGTGATGTGACTGCTACTTATACATTAAATGAAAATGGCAATATTAAAGTCGATAACCGTTGTATTAAAAAGGATGGTACTCAGACTGCTTCAGTGGGTGAAGCATTTGTACAGAATGCACCATACAATACCAAGTTAAAAGTTAGCTTCTTACCAGAAGCGATTCGCTGGATTCCAATTGCGCGTGGTGATTATTGGGTCTTGAAACTGGATGATAATTACCAGACTGTATTGGTCGGTGAGCCGAAACGTAAATATATGTGGGTATTGTCACGTACACCGCAACCAGATCAGGCGGTAGTAAATGAATACCTGGAATATGCGAAATCTGTCGGCTATGACCTGAGTGATCTGATCCATACCAAACAAACAGCACGATAA
- the uvrB gene encoding excinuclease ABC subunit UvrB: protein MSDKTPFELVTSYQPAGDQPQAIEKLVKGIERGYKNQLLLGVTGSGKTYTMANVIAQTQRPTIVMAHNKTLAAQLYGEFKAFFPNNAVEYFVSYYDYYQPEAYVPSSDTFIEKDSAINDHIDQMRLSATRALLERRDAIIVASVSAIYGLGDPNAYMSMLLHVVKGDRIGRDDIIRRLVEMQYTRNELEFLRGTYRIRGEIIDIFPAESDQNAIRIELFDDEVDSIRWFDPLTGKMIRKVPRVTIYPKSHYVTPKDNLTRAIETIREELKERLVFFRENDKLLEAQRIEQRTRYDLEMMQQLGYTNGIENYSRHLSGRPSGEAPPTLFDYVPDDALLIIDESHVTVPQIGAMYKGDRSRKENLVNYGFRLPSALDNRPMKFEEWERIVPTTVYVSATPARYELEKSEQIVEQVVRPTGLVDPEIEIRPVLTQVDDVLSEINIRKDLNERVLVTTLTKRMAEDLTSYLKEYGVKVAYLHSDIDTVERVKIIHELRTGIYDVLVGINLLREGLDMPEVSLVAILDADKEGFLRSERSLIQTIGRAARNLKGRAILYADRITDSMQKAIDETERRRAKQIQFNEEHGIIPRSAVRQVIKEIDTGEVLDDDQIDERISDQAKALSADERHLLADPKLFAKHMSKLEKEMLKASKELQFEQAARLRDEILRLKAQMLS from the coding sequence ATGTCCGATAAAACCCCGTTCGAATTAGTGACCAGCTATCAACCTGCTGGCGATCAGCCACAAGCCATTGAAAAACTGGTTAAGGGAATTGAACGGGGCTATAAGAATCAGCTGTTGCTGGGCGTGACGGGGTCAGGTAAGACCTACACCATGGCTAACGTGATTGCACAGACGCAACGTCCGACTATTGTCATGGCGCATAACAAAACACTGGCGGCACAGCTTTATGGCGAATTTAAGGCATTCTTCCCGAATAATGCGGTGGAATATTTCGTCAGCTATTATGACTATTATCAGCCAGAAGCTTATGTGCCATCTTCCGATACTTTTATCGAGAAAGATTCAGCAATTAATGATCATATTGACCAGATGCGATTGTCTGCAACACGTGCCTTATTAGAACGCCGTGATGCGATTATTGTTGCTTCAGTCTCTGCGATTTATGGTTTGGGTGATCCGAATGCCTATATGAGCATGTTGCTGCATGTGGTAAAAGGGGATCGGATTGGGCGTGATGACATCATCCGCCGTCTGGTCGAGATGCAATATACGCGTAATGAATTAGAGTTCTTGCGTGGTACTTATCGTATTCGCGGTGAAATCATTGATATTTTCCCGGCTGAATCGGATCAGAATGCGATTCGTATTGAACTGTTTGATGATGAAGTCGATTCGATCCGCTGGTTTGATCCACTGACAGGTAAAATGATCCGTAAGGTACCACGTGTGACGATTTATCCAAAAAGTCACTATGTCACACCGAAAGATAATCTGACCCGTGCCATCGAGACTATCCGGGAAGAGCTGAAAGAGCGTTTGGTATTTTTTCGTGAAAATGACAAATTACTGGAAGCACAACGTATCGAACAGCGTACCCGTTATGACTTGGAAATGATGCAGCAATTGGGCTATACCAACGGCATTGAAAACTATTCACGTCATTTATCGGGTCGTCCATCTGGGGAAGCACCGCCGACACTGTTCGATTATGTGCCTGATGATGCCTTGCTGATTATTGATGAATCGCATGTGACTGTTCCACAGATTGGTGCGATGTATAAGGGGGACCGTTCGCGTAAAGAAAATCTGGTGAATTATGGTTTCCGTTTACCGAGCGCATTGGATAACCGTCCAATGAAATTTGAGGAATGGGAACGTATTGTGCCAACCACAGTTTATGTCAGTGCAACGCCAGCACGATATGAACTGGAAAAGTCAGAACAGATTGTAGAGCAGGTGGTACGTCCGACTGGTCTGGTCGATCCTGAAATTGAAATCCGTCCAGTCCTGACACAGGTCGATGATGTCTTGTCGGAAATTAATATCCGTAAAGATTTGAATGAACGTGTGTTAGTAACCACATTAACTAAGCGTATGGCAGAGGATTTGACTTCATACCTAAAAGAATATGGTGTGAAGGTGGCTTATCTACATTCAGATATCGACACCGTAGAACGTGTGAAGATCATTCATGAACTGCGTACTGGTATTTATGATGTACTGGTCGGGATTAACCTGCTACGTGAAGGTCTGGATATGCCTGAAGTATCTTTGGTCGCGATTCTGGATGCAGATAAAGAGGGCTTCCTGCGTTCCGAACGTTCACTGATTCAGACTATTGGTCGTGCTGCGCGTAATTTGAAAGGTCGAGCAATTCTTTACGCAGATCGGATTACTGACTCCATGCAGAAGGCAATTGATGAAACTGAGCGCCGTCGTGCCAAACAGATTCAGTTTAATGAAGAGCATGGCATTATCCCACGCAGCGCAGTCCGTCAGGTAATTAAGGAAATTGATACCGGTGAAGTACTTGATGATGATCAAATTGATGAACGTATTTCTGATCAGGCTAAAGCTTTAAGTGCTGATGAGCGTCATCTGCTGGCAGATCCGAAACTGTTTGCGAAGCACATGAGTAAGCTTGAGAAAGAGATGCTGAAAGCTTCAAAAGAACTGCAATTTGAACAAGCAGCACGTTTGCGTGATGAAATTCTGCGTTTGAAGGCTCAGATGCTGAGTTAA
- a CDS encoding sensor domain-containing diguanylate cyclase, which produces MNMLDSPIFELSPIAMWLEDFSEVKKQFDLWRAQGVQDLFTFLQEDESRILECARKIKLLKVNSKTLELFQADDFNHLSQNLDQVFKEDMSKSHIQELVALWNGETQFSHSAINYTLTGQRLDIQLKGIVLPQHEHDLSLLLITTEDITAYTQARRLEEQNRHLAEARFIYSPASLWIEDFSQIKLKLDHLRELGIEDFHTFLDVHHDFIYECIREIRIIDVNQATLDLFGAPDKDALLKNVHKVFAKEMVQTFKEQLIELWNDNLHHQREAVNYALDGSIRHVLLQFTVFPDYLDDWSVVQVALTDITARKKAEHYLEYLGRHDVLTKLCNRSFYMQELNRLERNSLRPVSCIFMDLNGLKELNDSLGHDAGDNQLRRMGNILTQLIQHTPYSASRIGGDEFVVLLPGADQTALQNCLNSLHELLIVDNQFHSHQPISLSIGHATSHADERLEDMLKRADQEMYHQKRTHYQNNDRRISVSQ; this is translated from the coding sequence ATGAACATGTTGGATTCCCCTATTTTTGAATTATCTCCTATTGCTATGTGGCTTGAAGACTTTAGTGAAGTAAAAAAACAATTTGATCTCTGGCGTGCTCAAGGAGTGCAGGATTTATTTACTTTTTTACAGGAAGACGAATCACGCATTTTGGAATGTGCTCGAAAAATTAAACTGCTTAAGGTGAATTCCAAAACCTTAGAACTTTTTCAAGCAGATGACTTTAATCATTTAAGTCAAAATTTGGACCAAGTCTTTAAAGAGGATATGAGTAAGTCTCATATTCAGGAACTCGTGGCTTTATGGAATGGAGAAACCCAATTTTCCCATTCTGCCATAAACTATACCTTGACTGGTCAGCGTCTGGATATTCAGCTTAAAGGCATTGTTCTACCACAGCATGAACATGATTTATCCCTGCTTTTAATCACCACTGAAGACATTACGGCTTATACACAAGCTCGTCGTCTAGAAGAACAAAACCGTCATCTCGCAGAAGCCCGTTTTATCTATTCTCCAGCTTCATTGTGGATCGAGGATTTTAGCCAGATTAAACTAAAATTAGATCATTTGCGTGAATTAGGAATTGAAGATTTTCATACTTTTCTAGATGTACATCATGACTTTATTTATGAATGTATTCGAGAAATCAGAATCATTGATGTCAATCAGGCTACTCTCGATTTATTTGGGGCCCCAGATAAAGATGCTCTCTTAAAAAATGTTCATAAAGTCTTTGCGAAAGAAATGGTGCAGACCTTTAAAGAACAACTCATTGAGCTTTGGAACGACAATCTGCATCATCAGCGCGAAGCGGTAAATTATGCACTGGATGGCAGTATTCGCCATGTCTTGCTTCAATTCACAGTGTTTCCTGATTATCTAGATGACTGGAGTGTTGTTCAGGTTGCATTGACTGATATCACCGCACGTAAAAAAGCGGAACATTATCTGGAATATTTAGGCAGACATGATGTCCTGACCAAGCTATGTAACCGTTCATTTTACATGCAGGAACTGAACCGACTGGAGCGTAATTCACTGCGCCCTGTATCCTGTATTTTTATGGACCTTAATGGACTAAAAGAGCTGAATGACAGCCTTGGGCATGATGCCGGAGATAATCAGTTACGCCGTATGGGCAACATCCTGACTCAACTTATTCAACATACGCCCTATTCTGCCTCACGAATTGGTGGAGATGAATTTGTAGTCCTTTTACCGGGCGCGGATCAGACTGCTTTGCAAAACTGTTTGAATAGTCTGCATGAACTTTTAATCGTTGATAACCAGTTCCATTCGCATCAACCCATCAGCCTGTCGATCGGGCATGCAACGAGTCATGCAGATGAACGTCTTGAAGACATGCTGAAGCGTGCCGATCAAGAGATGTACCACCAGAAAAGAACTCATTACCAAAATAATGACCGGAGAATATCAGTCTCTCAGTAA
- a CDS encoding OmpW/AlkL family protein: protein MKKVLGTFIGSMALMPILTHADSPYFSLQEGDSFKRFSVSVGALHVMPQGKAQPFKVNTIVAEGETSKVGDVATADIIANREGNKINLANLIVNFLNGIRNDSTLPSSLSGTADIYGLSYWDNPGTGLEADDVTTLGIMTNYFFTDNVSFEMKAGIPPKVDLQGTGKIYAPFSAISSPTGSTIIGQIDLKNDLLVTDLGAHGPAASARAWTPAFEFQYHFGKTGVNKFRPYVGVGLMYAYFNELEINSRTEQDLIKAGHMIANIKDGEAGKALGISTLAPGEAVPSNLASKGSTPKVKVEASDAFAPVATVGFTYDFNDKWFAVGSVSYAHLKNDTTITVSNDTYGTLITSKADIEVNPILAYAGFGMRF from the coding sequence ATGAAAAAGGTTTTAGGGACGTTTATTGGCTCAATGGCATTGATGCCTATTTTGACTCACGCCGATTCCCCTTATTTTAGCCTACAAGAAGGCGATAGCTTTAAACGTTTTTCAGTTTCCGTTGGTGCTTTACACGTTATGCCACAAGGGAAAGCACAACCTTTTAAAGTAAATACAATTGTAGCTGAAGGCGAAACATCTAAAGTGGGTGACGTTGCTACAGCTGATATCATTGCAAATAGAGAAGGTAATAAAATAAATTTAGCCAACCTTATTGTTAACTTCCTAAATGGTATTAGAAATGACTCAACGCTCCCTTCATCATTAAGTGGTACCGCAGACATTTATGGCCTCAGTTATTGGGATAATCCAGGTACAGGCCTAGAAGCAGATGATGTGACAACCCTTGGCATCATGACTAACTACTTCTTCACAGATAATGTTTCCTTTGAAATGAAGGCGGGTATCCCACCTAAAGTGGATCTTCAAGGTACAGGTAAAATTTATGCTCCATTTTCGGCTATTTCCAGCCCCACTGGTTCTACCATCATAGGGCAAATTGATTTAAAAAATGATTTATTAGTTACAGATCTAGGTGCACATGGTCCAGCTGCGTCTGCTCGAGCTTGGACACCTGCATTTGAGTTCCAATATCATTTTGGTAAAACAGGCGTAAATAAGTTCCGACCTTATGTGGGCGTAGGCCTAATGTATGCTTATTTCAATGAACTGGAAATTAATTCACGTACCGAGCAAGATTTAATTAAAGCAGGCCATATGATTGCTAATATTAAAGATGGCGAAGCTGGTAAGGCACTCGGAATTAGTACATTGGCCCCAGGTGAAGCAGTACCAAGTAATTTAGCAAGTAAAGGCAGTACACCAAAAGTAAAAGTAGAAGCTAGTGATGCTTTTGCACCTGTCGCTACTGTAGGATTTACCTATGATTTTAATGATAAATGGTTTGCTGTAGGTTCAGTGAGTTATGCTCATCTAAAAAATGATACAACTATTACAGTGTCTAATGATACTTACGGCACTTTAATTACTTCTAAAGCAGATATTGAGGTTAATCCAATCCTAGCTTATGCAGGTTTTGGTATGCGTTTCTAA
- a CDS encoding MFS transporter codes for MTNTQFSKPLIYMLIGSAVILALSLGVRHAFGLYLVPMSHEYGWGHNVFSLAIAMQNLIWGAVQPVTGAITDKYGSKLVVAVGGALYALGLLLMAISSTAWMLNLSVGLILGLALSATSFPVLLSAVGRAAHPEKRSLAMGIASAAGSFGQFIMLPSTLLLLQSIGWSAALVASAILIALIVPLAWMLKAPMYADPNAAPTPTKPSLSFKQILVIAKNHKPFWFLALGFFVCGFQVVFIGIHLPGYLIDHGFNATTGTIFLALVGLFNVVGTYTAGWLGGKYSKPHLLMGLYGLRGIAIIAFLLLPLSTWTVYAFGVIMGLLWLSTVPLTNGIVANMFGVKYLTMLSGIVFFTHQVGSFFGGWLGGVNHDMAGNYNAVWILSIILSVFGILIHFCVNEEQIVHD; via the coding sequence ATGACCAATACCCAGTTTTCCAAGCCACTTATTTATATGCTCATTGGTTCAGCAGTGATTCTGGCTTTGTCTCTAGGTGTCCGTCATGCATTTGGTTTATATCTGGTGCCGATGAGCCATGAATATGGCTGGGGACACAACGTATTCAGTCTGGCAATTGCCATGCAAAACCTGATTTGGGGTGCAGTCCAACCTGTAACAGGTGCAATTACCGATAAATACGGCAGTAAATTAGTTGTGGCAGTCGGTGGAGCCTTATATGCCTTAGGCTTATTACTGATGGCGATCAGTTCAACCGCCTGGATGTTGAATCTAAGCGTAGGATTGATTTTAGGCTTGGCGCTTTCTGCTACCTCTTTCCCTGTTTTACTCTCTGCGGTTGGTCGCGCAGCGCATCCCGAGAAGCGTAGTTTGGCGATGGGGATCGCAAGTGCTGCAGGTTCCTTCGGTCAGTTTATTATGCTGCCTTCTACGCTATTACTGCTGCAAAGTATTGGCTGGTCAGCCGCATTGGTGGCGAGTGCGATTCTGATTGCTCTTATAGTTCCGCTTGCCTGGATGCTTAAAGCACCGATGTATGCAGATCCAAATGCAGCACCGACTCCCACAAAGCCATCACTGAGCTTTAAACAGATTCTGGTCATTGCTAAAAATCATAAACCGTTCTGGTTCCTGGCACTGGGCTTCTTTGTATGTGGTTTTCAGGTGGTCTTTATCGGGATTCACTTGCCTGGCTATCTGATTGACCATGGTTTTAATGCCACAACGGGAACCATCTTCTTGGCCCTGGTTGGATTATTTAATGTAGTCGGAACCTATACCGCAGGCTGGTTAGGTGGAAAATACTCCAAACCACACTTATTGATGGGACTGTATGGCCTACGTGGCATTGCCATCATTGCATTTTTACTGCTGCCGCTTAGTACATGGACAGTCTATGCCTTTGGTGTCATCATGGGATTATTATGGTTATCTACCGTGCCGTTGACCAATGGCATTGTCGCCAATATGTTCGGTGTGAAGTATCTGACCATGCTCAGTGGTATTGTGTTCTTTACCCATCAGGTCGGATCATTCTTTGGTGGATGGCTCGGTGGTGTTAACCATGATATGGCGGGCAACTATAATGCAGTGTGGATACTTTCGATTATCTTAAGCGTCTTTGGGATATTGATTCATTTCTGTGTCAATGAGGAGCAGATTGTGCATGACTGA
- a CDS encoding TauD/TfdA dioxygenase family protein, with amino-acid sequence MTSLSQLSQAIHDAPRWHQPDQFQNPEEIQIVPQQDAALGAVVYGLDARKAQSGETILKLKQALAEHLILIFKNQSLDDLQYLAFTTYFGSIFRPSPDTPVLAAQSDTGVPPDVVPVSNAVGQGDYTGHGELTPHADHQWTPLPSFGSLLYAIEIPKDGGQTTWINTIKAYDALDKETKAHIDQLQLITYNPFVRRQKTKDTANDQGYGSSPFYRFKDQPILSHAYPHPLVRTHPESGRKALWLNTHTEVELVNYDDQVGSELIAKLRAHVQKPEFAYEHNWEVGDIVFWDNQVTLHSRRPFPADQRRLLKRISLAGSRPF; translated from the coding sequence ATGACAAGTTTATCCCAGTTATCACAAGCAATTCACGATGCACCACGTTGGCATCAGCCTGATCAGTTTCAGAATCCTGAAGAAATTCAAATTGTACCGCAACAAGATGCTGCTTTAGGCGCAGTGGTTTATGGTCTGGATGCACGTAAAGCCCAATCCGGTGAAACCATTCTGAAGCTTAAACAAGCACTGGCTGAACACCTTATTTTAATCTTTAAAAACCAAAGTCTGGATGACCTGCAGTATCTGGCATTTACGACTTATTTTGGTTCAATCTTCCGTCCTAGTCCTGATACCCCGGTACTTGCAGCACAATCTGACACTGGGGTTCCTCCAGATGTGGTTCCTGTTTCAAATGCCGTCGGTCAAGGTGATTATACGGGCCATGGCGAATTGACGCCACATGCGGACCATCAGTGGACACCACTGCCTTCTTTTGGTTCATTACTTTACGCTATCGAAATTCCTAAAGATGGCGGCCAGACTACATGGATCAATACCATCAAAGCTTATGATGCACTTGATAAAGAAACCAAAGCCCATATTGATCAACTGCAACTGATTACCTATAACCCATTTGTCCGTCGTCAAAAGACTAAAGATACAGCCAATGATCAAGGGTATGGATCAAGTCCATTCTATCGTTTTAAAGATCAACCGATTTTAAGCCATGCTTATCCTCATCCGCTGGTACGCACCCATCCTGAATCTGGGCGTAAAGCATTGTGGTTGAATACCCATACCGAAGTGGAACTGGTCAATTATGATGATCAGGTGGGCAGCGAACTGATTGCCAAACTTCGTGCCCATGTACAAAAGCCTGAGTTTGCTTATGAGCATAATTGGGAAGTTGGCGATATCGTATTCTGGGACAATCAAGTCACCCTGCATTCACGACGTCCCTTCCCCGCTGATCAGCGTCGCTTACTAAAACGCATCAGTCTGGCAGGTAGCCGTCCATTCTAA
- a CDS encoding four-helix bundle copper-binding protein — protein sequence MNEIQFSDCVRACMTCSLACTNCAASCLKEEHLEMMRECIQRCLDCADLCQLCARMEQKQSPFMKDICELCTKACDYCVEECGHHKDDHCQQCAEACRRCAEECRKMAA from the coding sequence ATGAATGAGATTCAATTTTCAGATTGTGTTCGCGCTTGTATGACCTGTTCACTCGCCTGTACGAATTGCGCAGCTTCATGCCTGAAAGAAGAACATTTAGAAATGATGAGAGAGTGTATACAGCGCTGTCTGGACTGTGCAGATCTCTGTCAACTCTGTGCCCGTATGGAACAGAAGCAATCACCTTTTATGAAAGATATCTGCGAGCTATGCACCAAAGCCTGTGACTATTGCGTAGAAGAGTGTGGGCATCATAAAGATGATCATTGTCAGCAGTGTGCCGAAGCCTGCCGTCGCTGTGCTGAAGAATGCCGAAAAATGGCAGCTTAA
- the sthA gene encoding Si-specific NAD(P)(+) transhydrogenase, with protein sequence MPRKKEVVSGTFVKYDAVVLGSGPAGEGAAMKLAKSGKRVAIVDMREQLGGNCTHVGTIPSKALRQTVSSIIRYQRDPMFQKVGEWKQFTMKQVLRNAHKVIQQQVETHSRFYDRNKIDIFHGRAYVQDENTIFVFSPDGIKETIQFKQLVIATGSRPYRPEILDFNHPRVFDSDKILDLDYSIQKIIIYGAGVIGCEYASIFIGLGHKVDLINTQPKLLSYLDDEISDALSYHLREQGVLIRHNEQIDYLETSDDYVVLHTQSGKKIKADAILWCNGRSGNTDGLGLENVGLKPNSRGQLTVNDQYQTEVENIYAAGDVIGWPSLASAAYDQGRCAGANMSGEKDVAPVTDIPTGIYTIPEISSIGKTEQQLTEEKIPYEVGQASFRHLARAQITGDTVGELKILFHRETLEVLGVHCFGNNASEIIHIGQAVMNSPNNTIKYFVETTFNYPTMAEAYRVATLNGMNRLF encoded by the coding sequence ATGCCACGTAAAAAAGAGGTCGTTAGTGGGACTTTCGTTAAGTACGATGCGGTAGTTCTAGGTTCAGGCCCTGCGGGCGAAGGCGCGGCAATGAAGCTTGCCAAATCAGGCAAACGCGTTGCAATCGTTGATATGCGTGAACAACTTGGTGGTAACTGTACTCACGTGGGTACAATTCCAAGTAAAGCATTGCGTCAAACGGTATCAAGCATCATCCGTTATCAACGTGATCCAATGTTCCAGAAAGTGGGTGAATGGAAACAGTTCACCATGAAGCAAGTGCTTCGTAATGCGCATAAAGTGATTCAACAACAGGTTGAAACCCATTCACGTTTCTACGACCGTAATAAAATTGATATCTTCCATGGTCGTGCCTACGTTCAGGATGAAAACACGATTTTCGTATTTAGCCCGGATGGCATTAAAGAAACGATTCAGTTTAAACAGTTGGTGATTGCAACTGGTTCTCGTCCTTATCGTCCTGAAATTCTAGACTTTAATCATCCACGCGTATTTGATTCAGACAAAATTCTGGATCTGGATTATTCAATCCAAAAAATCATTATTTACGGTGCAGGTGTGATTGGTTGTGAATATGCGTCGATCTTTATTGGTCTAGGCCATAAAGTTGACCTGATCAATACTCAGCCGAAACTGCTGAGCTACCTAGATGACGAAATTTCTGATGCGTTGTCTTATCACTTACGTGAACAAGGCGTGTTGATCCGTCACAATGAGCAGATCGATTATCTTGAAACTTCTGATGATTATGTGGTTCTACATACGCAAAGTGGCAAGAAAATTAAAGCGGATGCCATTCTTTGGTGTAATGGTCGTTCAGGAAACACGGATGGCCTAGGTCTAGAAAATGTCGGCCTGAAACCAAACAGTCGTGGTCAATTGACAGTGAATGATCAATACCAGACTGAAGTAGAAAATATCTACGCTGCAGGCGACGTGATTGGCTGGCCATCTCTAGCTTCTGCTGCATATGACCAAGGTCGTTGCGCGGGTGCAAACATGAGTGGCGAGAAAGATGTAGCGCCTGTAACAGATATCCCAACTGGTATTTATACCATTCCGGAAATTTCTTCGATTGGTAAAACTGAACAACAGCTCACTGAAGAAAAAATTCCGTATGAAGTTGGTCAGGCGTCATTCCGTCATCTGGCACGTGCTCAAATTACTGGTGACACAGTCGGTGAATTAAAGATCTTATTCCACCGCGAAACACTGGAAGTTTTAGGTGTACATTGCTTCGGTAATAACGCGTCTGAAATTATTCACATTGGTCAGGCGGTAATGAACAGCCCGAACAATACTATTAAGTATTTCGTGGAAACAACGTTCAACTATCCAACCATGGCGGAAGCGTATCGTGTAGCAACTTTGAATGGTATGAACCGTTTATTCTAA
- the lipA gene encoding lipoyl synthase, whose product MSENRKPEQGVKLRGAEKVARIPVKVVPTVETPRKPDWIRVKMAAPEEVQRIKTTLRQQKLHTVCEEAACPNLPECFGGGTATFMIMGDICTRRCPFCDVAHGRPNALDPDEPRHMAETIANLGLKYAVITSVDRDDLLDGGAQHFVDCIKEARELSPKTLLEILVPDFRGRMDIALRIMTECPPDVFNHNIETVPRLYKAMRPGSDYQHSLNLLKMFKEYCPDIPTKCGLMVGIGETEEEVIALLDDLKAHEVDYVTIGQYLQPSKQHAPIDRFVTPEEFERYAEHGRKLGFKNIWSAPMVRSSYFADRQYYGEPVPAVRRKADPAKKIAVQTIEA is encoded by the coding sequence ATGTCTGAAAACCGTAAACCTGAACAGGGTGTCAAACTTCGCGGCGCGGAAAAGGTCGCTCGTATTCCTGTAAAAGTTGTACCTACGGTTGAAACACCACGGAAGCCGGACTGGATTCGCGTCAAAATGGCAGCGCCTGAAGAAGTACAACGTATTAAAACCACACTTCGTCAGCAAAAATTACATACCGTATGTGAAGAAGCAGCCTGCCCTAACCTGCCTGAATGTTTTGGTGGCGGTACAGCAACCTTTATGATTATGGGTGATATTTGTACCCGTCGCTGCCCATTCTGTGATGTGGCTCATGGTCGTCCAAATGCACTTGATCCTGACGAACCTCGTCACATGGCAGAAACCATTGCCAACCTGGGTCTGAAATATGCGGTAATTACCTCGGTTGACCGTGATGACCTGTTAGACGGTGGTGCACAGCATTTTGTCGACTGTATTAAAGAAGCACGTGAACTAAGTCCGAAAACATTATTAGAGATTCTGGTTCCTGACTTCCGTGGTCGTATGGATATTGCCCTGCGCATCATGACTGAATGTCCGCCAGATGTGTTTAACCACAATATTGAAACTGTGCCACGTCTGTATAAAGCGATGCGTCCAGGTTCTGATTACCAGCACTCTTTGAACTTATTGAAAATGTTTAAAGAATACTGCCCAGATATTCCAACCAAATGTGGTTTGATGGTGGGTATCGGTGAAACTGAAGAAGAAGTGATTGCCCTACTAGATGACTTAAAAGCACATGAAGTTGATTATGTGACCATTGGTCAGTACTTGCAGCCATCTAAACAGCACGCGCCGATTGACCGCTTTGTAACGCCTGAAGAATTTGAGCGTTATGCAGAACATGGCCGAAAACTTGGCTTTAAAAATATCTGGTCTGCACCAATGGTGCGTTCTAGTTATTTTGCGGATCGTCAATACTACGGCGAGCCGGTTCCAGCAGTACGTCGTAAGGCTGATCCTGCCAAAAAAATTGCAGTACAAACGATTGAAGCTTAA